The nucleotide window TGGACTCAACTTCAGCGTGAATTATGTACCGAGTGTTGGTAAGAAAGATTCCAAATCATTTACTGTTTTTGTTTTGAGCATCAATAATATTTTGGGGAATAAAAATGTCTATGGTTTCAATTATTCAGCGGATGGAAATAGCAGAACAGCCGTGAGACCGCCTGTCAATACCTTTGTCTTCGTTGGTGTCTTCGTAAGTTTTGGTGTTGATAAGACGGATGATGCCATTAATAATAATTTATAACCTTTCGGATACCAAAAATTACGGTTCGGTAGAATAAAATTTAATTCAGCAAAAACTCATTCTATCTTTGAATCAGAAATTAAAACAAACAACTAAAATAGACTATTATGAAAAAATTGATCTTAACCTTCAGCCTTTCTCTACTGGGATTCACAACATTTGCACAAACTACTTATGACAAAGCAATGACAGAGAAAATAGGCAAAATAGAAACTGCAAAGACGGCAGATGAATTGACAGCCTTGACCAACGATTTTGAAAGAATCGGGACCAAAGAAAATTCGCAGTGGTTGCCGTATTATTACGCTGCTTATTCCACGATTCTAAAGGGAAGGGTTTTGATGAGAACAGGGAAAACCGCAGAGTTAGATCCTGTGGCAGAACAAGCAGAAAAGTACATTGCCAAAGCGGAAACCTTAAGTCCAAACAACGCGGAAATCTACATTTTGAAGAAAATCACAAGCGGATTCAGAATGATGGTAGATCCTATGTCACGCTATATGCAAGAAGCGCCCATCGCTCAGAATGCCTTGGCAAAAGCCAAAGAATTGGACCCAGAAAATCCTAGGATTACGGTGCTTTTGGCAGAAGATGCTTATTTCACGCCAGAGCAATATGGCGGAAGCAAGCCAAAAGGTGTGGAGCTGTTCAAAAAATCTTTGGAACAATTCGCAGCCTACAAGCCGAAAACAGCCTTGGATCCGAATTGGGGAAAAGCGGAAGCAGAATATTTCTTGAGTCAGAAATAAAACACAAACATTCATATTTCATCAAGTTCCTTCGTCATTGGCGAGGGAATTTTTATTAATTTTGGGAACATTCAAAAAATTAGAAATGAAAGTAAAATCAATCTTTGCAACAGCTGCTGTTGTTTTCTATGTTGGTGCCAATGCTCAATCTATGTCAAAGTCAAATTATCCAAAAGCGATCAAAGGAAGTCAAACCGACAACTATTTCGGAACCCAGGTTGCAGATACTTTTCGCGATCTTGAAAACGATTCCGAAGCAACCAAAAAATGGGTGGACGAGGAAGTAGCTTATAGCCAAAATTATCTTTCCAAAATCCCTTTCCGTGATCAAATCAAAGAGCAACTGAGAACCATCTGGAACTACGAGAAGATCTCTGCGCCATTCAAAGAAGGCGATTATACTTATTTCTCCAAAAACAACGGATTGCAGGCACAATCTGTGATCTACAGAACAGGTCTTAAAACCAAAGACATCGAGGTTTTCCTGGACCCGAACAAATTCTCTGAAAAAGGAACAACCTCACTTTCCAATCTTTCATTCAACAAAAAAGGAACGCTTGCTGCCTATTCTATCTCAGAAGGTGGAAGTGACTGGAACAAAATCATCATCATCGATGCCATTACCAAAAAGCAAATCGATGAAACAATTGTGGATGTGAAATTCAGTGGCATATCGTGGCAAGGTGACGAAGGTTTTTATTACTCAAGCTACGACAAGCCAAAAGAAGGAACTGTTTTGTCTGGAATGACCGACAAACACAAGGTTTATTACCACAAATTAGGCACAAAGCAATCTGACGACCAATTGATTTTCGGAGGTGAAAAAACACCGAGAAGATATCTATCTGCAGGTGTTTCGGAAGACCAAAGATTCCTGATCATTTCCGGCGCCAATGCAACCAACGGAAACGAGTTGTACATCAAAGATTTGAAGAACGGAGGCGATTTTGTTCAGATCAACAAAGGTTTTGACATCAATGCCAATATTGTGGACACGCAAGGCGACGAGCTTTTCATCTTCACAGACAAAGATGCGCCGAATATGCGATTGGTAAAAGTCAGCATCAAAAATCCAAGTCCTGAAAACTGGAAAGATGTGATCCCGGAAACTGAAAACGTATTGGGAATCTCAGAAGGTGGCGGTTATTTCTTCGCAACATATATGAAAGATGCGATTGATATCGTGAAGCAATTTGATAAAACAGGGAAATTGGTGAGAGAAGTTTCTTTGCCTGGAAAAGGGAATATCTCAGGTTTCGGCGGTAAGGAAAAAGAGAAGGACATCTATTATTCTTTCACGAATTACATCACGCCAGGAACGATTTATAAGTATAATGTAGATTCAGGAAAATCAGAAGTTTATCAAAAACCGAATGTGAAATTCAATCCAGAAGATTACGTTTCCGAGCAGGTTTTCTACACCTCAAAAGACGGGACCAAAGTTCCAATGATGATCAATTATAAAAAAGGAACGAAGCTGAACGGAAAAAATCCAACAATCCTTTATTCCTACGGTGGTTTCAACATCAGTCTGCAGCCAGCTTTTTCTGTTGTGAATGCCATCTGGATGGAAAACGGCGGCATCTACGCAGTTCCAAACATCCGTGGTGGTGGCGAATATGGAAAGAAATGGCACGATGCGGGAACGAAGCAACAGAAGAAAAACGTGTTTGAAGACTTCATCGCTGCTGGGGAATACCTACAGTCGAAAGGCTACACTTCGAAGGAATATATGGCACTTTCTGGCCGTTCCAACGGCGGGCTTTTGGTTGGCGCAACGATGACGATGCGACCAGATCTGGCAAAGGTAGCTTTTCCAGGCGTCGGTGTTTTGGATATGTTGAGATACAACAAATTCACGGCTGGTGCAGGTTGGTCTTATGATTACGGAACAGCTGAAGACAGCAAAGAAATGTTCGAATATTTAAAATCTTATTCTCCAGTTCATCAAGTTAAAGCAGGAACTTGTTATCCATCAACGATGATTATTACAAGTGATCACGATGATAGAGTAGTGCCGGCGCATTCCTTCAAATTTGGCGCTGAGTTGCAGGAGAAACAAGCTTGCAGCAATCCCATTCTATTGAGAATTGAGAAAAACGCAGGTCACGGTGCAGGACGTTCTACAGAACAAGTGATTGGCGAAAATGCCGATTTGCTAAGTTTTGCCTTGTTCGAAATGGGAATCAAAGCTTTAAAGAAATAATTCAATAAAAATATATCATCAAAATCCTGAAATTAGTTTCGGGATTTTGATTTGGATAGCATTTTGCATTCAATCGGAGATAAAAAATTTTACAGATGAGAACAAATTACTTGATCCTAAGCGTTTCAGTTGGTTTAGCTTTAGCTTCTTGCAAAAAGAATGAGGACAGCAAAATGATGAAACAAACGTACTCCACAGACACGACGATGGTAGACGACAATGGAAAGATAGACAGTGAAACCACAACGTCATCTGAAAAAGACGTCAACGGCTCAGTGACCAAAAACTACTCTTTTCCGTACAAAGCATCGGACGGAAGCCGTGCAAAAGCAACCTTCGATGACAATGGAAAATCAAAAACAGTGACGATAGAAGCCAACAGGACCAAATATGTCTTGGACTTCAAAAAGGCAACAGCTACGGGTGAACTTTACGAAAGAAATAGTATTTCCGCAGAGACCACACCAGATTCACTATTTATTTCTCAAGGTGATAATGTGATCCATTTGGGAAAAGTGAAGTAACTTACTTTGAAATCAAAAAAAATCCCGGCAATTAATTGTCGGGATTTTTTTTATATCAATTGATTTTATTTTAGATCTTAGAAAGCAAATTCCTAAAACTTGTCTTCTCATCAATAATTCTTCTAAGGTCAGCCACAGGAACTCTCTCCTGCTTCATCGTGTCACGGTCTCTGATGGTCACAGTATTATCCACCAAACTATCGTGATCGATGGTAATACAAAGTGGCGTTCCGATTGCATCTTGTCTTCTGTAACGTTTCCCGATGGCATCTTTCTCTTCGTAGAACAAGTTAAAATCGTACTTCAAATCGTTGAAGATCGTCTCTGCATATTCTGCCAGACCATCTTTTTTCATCAACGGAAGAATCGCTGCTTTTACCGGCGCCAAAGCTGGAGGTAAACTCAAAACTGTTCTTTCAGATCCATCTTCCAAAACTTCGTCCTTAAGACAAGTTGAGAACAAGGCAAGGAACAATCTGTCCAAACCAACCGAAGTTTCCACAACGTAAGGCACATAATTCTCGTTTCTTTCCGGATCGAAATACTGTAATTTTCTACCAGAATGTGCCTCGTGAGCTTTCAAGTCAAAGTCAGTTCTGGAGTGGATGCCTTCCAATTCTTTGAAACCGAATGGGAAATTAAACTCAATATCAGCTGCAGCATTGGCATAATGCGCCAATTTCTCGTGGTCGTGGAAACGGTAATTTTCAGAACCTAATCCAAGAGCCAAGTGCCAGTTCAAACGCTTCGTCTTCCAGTTTTCGTAGAATTCCAGCTCAGTTCCCGGCGCAACAAAATACTGCATTTCCATTTGTTCAAATTCTCTCATTCGGAAGATAAATTGTCTCGCAACAATCTCATTTCTAAATGCTTTACCAATCTGAGCAATCCCGAATGGTAATTTATGACGGGACGTTTTTTGAACATTCAAATAATTCACGAAAATACCCTGAGCCGTTTCCGGTCTCAGATATAGATCCGTCGCCGTGTCAGCAGAAGCACCCAATTTGGTCCCAAACATCAGGTTGAATTGTCGCACTTCCGTCCAGTTTTTAGAACCTGTGTCTGGATCTGCGATTTCCAATTCTTCGATGAGCGCTTTCACATCAGCAAGATCTTCGTTTTCCAAAGATTTCGCCATTCTCGTAAGGATCGCCGCTCTTTTCGCACGATATTCCAAAACTCTTGGATTCGTAGCTTCAAACTCAGCTTTATCAAAAGCGTCACCAAATCTCTTGGCCGCTTTCTCGATCTCTTTATTTTCTTTATCCTCAATTTTTGCGCAATAATCCTCGATCAAAACATCCGCACGGAATCTTTTCTTAGAATCCTTGTTGTCGATCAATGGGTCGTTGAACGCGTCCACGTGTCCGGAAGCCTTCCAGATCGTTGGGTGCATAAAGATGGCAGAGTCGATGCCCACAATGTTTTCGTTCAGCTGAACCATCGCTTTCCACCAATATTGTTTGATGTTGTTTTTCAGTTCCGCACCGTTTTGTCCGTAATCGTAGATCGCAGAAAGTCCGTCATAGATCTCAGAACTTGGGAAAATAAAACCATATTCCTTTGCGTGAGAAATCACTTTCTTGAAAACATCTTCTTGCTTTGCCATATTTAGTTTAATTGAAGTGCAAAAATAAGGATTTTGCCGGAAGTGAGATGATGGAAGATGGAAGTTTTTTTAACCTTGAATTTTGAACCTCAAAACTTTGGATCTTTCGGAGCCGGGAACCTGCTGTCCGTTGCAATTCCTCGCGCCTTGCTTTCCCATCGCTTGCTGTGGGATTTCCACTACCATCAGGGCTAGTTACGTTTTCGGATAAAAAGAAAGCTTTGTCAAAAGATATAATTTGACAAAGCTTATTTATTTTAAAAAAGAGAAAATTTAGAAATTGTAGCTCATCGCAATTCCATTTCCGGCACTTTCAACTTTGAAATAAGGCTGGAAAGCAACTGCTTCACCATTTTCTATAGCGACTGCTTTTTTCGCATTTTTATCTGCTGCCAACGCAAAAGGAATTCCAATTCCAAGAAGTCCAGCTCCAGCCGCCACAAATCCCCAACCTTCGGATTTTGCTTTGAAGGTCTGTTTGGTACCATTGACATAGACGGTTTTGTTACCACCAGCCAATAATCTTCCAATTCCAAACCCAAGTGAAAAACCACCAGTGTAAGCAAACACTTCTCCTACGGTTTTATTGGTTCTTGTTTTTGCAAAAGCTTTTTGTGCTTCCGGATTGGCGAATACTGTTTTGTAATCTGAGAATTTGTACTTCACACCATCTTTCATTAGTCTGTTTTTCTCAAGACTTACTTGGGCGAAACTCATCTGACCCAGAATGACCGTCAAAATTAAAATCGATTTTTTCATTGGTTAATAATTTGCGCAAAAATAGAAAGTTAAACCATTCATTTTTAAATCTTTTCATCCAGGTCTTTCTCGATCAATTCCAAAGAATCTATCACCTTGGAGATTTTTTCATTCTGTTTTTTGATCTGTCTAGGTCTTAAGAAAAACCAAGCAATCGCCAACCACAAAAATGTCAATCCATACGCCAATGTTGCACCAAATGTGGACATTCTCAAGGCAAATTCATAAAAGTAAAAAGCAAAACCAGCGGTCAACAAAACATAATAAATACTAATGCCTTTCGATTGCATATAAAGCTGTTGCTTTTGCAATTTTTTCAAAGAAGCCAGATATTCCTGATTCGATATCGAAGGATTGATTGTCCGAATGACATTGACATTCTGAGAGAACAAATAAATATAAAGTGCCAAAGCAATCAAAATCAAAACGATTCCCAGAGTAGTTGTAAACATCTTAAAATCTATCACATACCAAATAAAAATGATCATCACAGCCGTAATTGAAAGACTGAAGATGTGCCATATTGTAGATTGCAGTTGTTTCTTTTTGTACTTATCGGCGGTATATTTTATTTCTTGGATGTTAGGAATTTCCGCACTTTTCTTATTCCAAATGTCTTGGAAATTGATGTTATCTGTTTGCATAATTCTTAAATTTTTCGGTTAACTTTTCTTTGATTCGGTGGATCTTGACTCGTACATTAGCTGGTGAGATCCCTACGACTTCAGCAATATCAGCCTGTTTCATTTCTTCGAGTTCCAGAGAGATGATGATCCGCTCCAATTCTGGCAATTCCGAAATGCATTGGTAAAGGAAATCCGTCATTTGATCCTGCTCGATCTTGTTGTCTTTCTCCGAGTTGTCTTTGATCTGATAGGGCAATTCACTTTTCGGCATTCGTTTTTCGATATTGATCTGCCTTAGACAAATGTTGGTCGCGATCCTGTAGATCCAGGTTCCAACCGCAGCTTCCTGCCGGAACTTTGGCAACTGCTGGAAAACCGCTACAAAGGTTTCCTGACAGAGATCTTTCGCCGCGTCATCGTCATTCACATAACCCATACAAAGACGAAAGATCTTCTTCCAATAATCGTGGTATATGTCTTCGAAGTTTAAAACCTGCATTGTCTTGTTTAGAGTTTAGAGAACATTTAACCAAAAATGTTACAATCTTAGTGAAGATAGGATCTTTTTATTATTCTTAAAGAATGGGTTGAGGTGAAAATTTCTACTTTTGCCCAATGTTAGAAATTCTTTATCAAGACGACTACCTTATCGCCATCAACAAACCGAGTGGACTATTGGTTCATAAGTCCAAATATGCCGGCCCAGCAGATAAATATGCGGTAGAGAAACTAACGGATCAAATTGGAAAAAAGGTTCATCTTGTCCATCGATTGGACCGAAAAACTTCTGGTGTTTTATTGTTTGCTTTCGATAAAGAAATGCTAAAATTATTGAGTGACCAATTTATGAATCGTGAAGTAGAAAAAAGATATCTGGCAATTCTTCGTGGTTGGACAAAAGAGGAAGAAACAATCGATTACGATTTGACCAATGAAAATGAAATCGTTCAAAACGCCATTACGTACTACAAACGATTGATGATTTCCGAAATTGATCTGCCATTTCTTAAACATCAGACCTCTCGCTATTCTTTGGTAGAAGCAATCCCTCAAACAGGCAGATTTCATCAATTAAGAAAGCATTTCAAACATATTTTGCATCCGATTTTAGGTTGCAGAAAACACGGTTGCAATAAGCAGAATAAGTTGTGGCTCAATAGTTTTAATATCACTGCAATGCCTTTGCATTCTCACCAACTTAATTTTAAGCATCCCATTACAAACGAAAATATTTCCATCAATGCGAGTTTGAGTG belongs to Chryseobacterium sp. KACC 21268 and includes:
- a CDS encoding prolyl oligopeptidase family serine peptidase translates to MKVKSIFATAAVVFYVGANAQSMSKSNYPKAIKGSQTDNYFGTQVADTFRDLENDSEATKKWVDEEVAYSQNYLSKIPFRDQIKEQLRTIWNYEKISAPFKEGDYTYFSKNNGLQAQSVIYRTGLKTKDIEVFLDPNKFSEKGTTSLSNLSFNKKGTLAAYSISEGGSDWNKIIIIDAITKKQIDETIVDVKFSGISWQGDEGFYYSSYDKPKEGTVLSGMTDKHKVYYHKLGTKQSDDQLIFGGEKTPRRYLSAGVSEDQRFLIISGANATNGNELYIKDLKNGGDFVQINKGFDINANIVDTQGDELFIFTDKDAPNMRLVKVSIKNPSPENWKDVIPETENVLGISEGGGYFFATYMKDAIDIVKQFDKTGKLVREVSLPGKGNISGFGGKEKEKDIYYSFTNYITPGTIYKYNVDSGKSEVYQKPNVKFNPEDYVSEQVFYTSKDGTKVPMMINYKKGTKLNGKNPTILYSYGGFNISLQPAFSVVNAIWMENGGIYAVPNIRGGGEYGKKWHDAGTKQQKKNVFEDFIAAGEYLQSKGYTSKEYMALSGRSNGGLLVGATMTMRPDLAKVAFPGVGVLDMLRYNKFTAGAGWSYDYGTAEDSKEMFEYLKSYSPVHQVKAGTCYPSTMIITSDHDDRVVPAHSFKFGAELQEKQACSNPILLRIEKNAGHGAGRSTEQVIGENADLLSFALFEMGIKALKK
- a CDS encoding sigma-70 family RNA polymerase sigma factor, with translation MQVLNFEDIYHDYWKKIFRLCMGYVNDDDAAKDLCQETFVAVFQQLPKFRQEAAVGTWIYRIATNICLRQINIEKRMPKSELPYQIKDNSEKDNKIEQDQMTDFLYQCISELPELERIIISLELEEMKQADIAEVVGISPANVRVKIHRIKEKLTEKFKNYANR
- a CDS encoding pseudouridine synthase, which codes for MLEILYQDDYLIAINKPSGLLVHKSKYAGPADKYAVEKLTDQIGKKVHLVHRLDRKTSGVLLFAFDKEMLKLLSDQFMNREVEKRYLAILRGWTKEEETIDYDLTNENEIVQNAITYYKRLMISEIDLPFLKHQTSRYSLVEAIPQTGRFHQLRKHFKHILHPILGCRKHGCNKQNKLWLNSFNITAMPLHSHQLNFKHPITNENISINASLSVNPGFLQIGNILGFDFKEYI
- a CDS encoding glycine--tRNA ligase gives rise to the protein MAKQEDVFKKVISHAKEYGFIFPSSEIYDGLSAIYDYGQNGAELKNNIKQYWWKAMVQLNENIVGIDSAIFMHPTIWKASGHVDAFNDPLIDNKDSKKRFRADVLIEDYCAKIEDKENKEIEKAAKRFGDAFDKAEFEATNPRVLEYRAKRAAILTRMAKSLENEDLADVKALIEELEIADPDTGSKNWTEVRQFNLMFGTKLGASADTATDLYLRPETAQGIFVNYLNVQKTSRHKLPFGIAQIGKAFRNEIVARQFIFRMREFEQMEMQYFVAPGTELEFYENWKTKRLNWHLALGLGSENYRFHDHEKLAHYANAAADIEFNFPFGFKELEGIHSRTDFDLKAHEAHSGRKLQYFDPERNENYVPYVVETSVGLDRLFLALFSTCLKDEVLEDGSERTVLSLPPALAPVKAAILPLMKKDGLAEYAETIFNDLKYDFNLFYEEKDAIGKRYRRQDAIGTPLCITIDHDSLVDNTVTIRDRDTMKQERVPVADLRRIIDEKTSFRNLLSKI